From one Mobula birostris isolate sMobBir1 chromosome 18, sMobBir1.hap1, whole genome shotgun sequence genomic stretch:
- the vsir gene encoding V-type immunoglobulin domain-containing suppressor of T-cell activation isoform X3: protein MELKVSGDHTVYTCPEGLNVTFKCSLSGHLRDRHDFLAKLWYFSHSKNNTCAEKAHIRNTSFKDHHTHYKGHGVYVNSDHRGTFWVTLTRLVPEDQGTYCCVVHELHRSPESKLHPRIELTVHGTMELKVIRANGTQAINQKCTFEDATGTSDSEANTAIALATMGCVITILSLPLILLLIYKQRKETVSRRAHELVRLDSEAVGVENPVFEEIPVQSSEVKPKVPTISRIQSESDRHLLSEPNTPISPDPMQRFFPVLELVPDSPK, encoded by the exons ATGGAGCTGAAGGTATCAGGTGATCACACAGTGTATACGTGTCCAGAAGGACTTAATGTCACCTTCAAATGCAGCCTCTCTGGACATCTCAGGGACAGGCATGACTTCTTGGCCAAATTATGGTACTTCAGCCACAGCAAGAATAACACATGCGCGGAGAAGGCTCATATCCGTAACACTTCTTTCAAAGACCACCATACTCATTATAAAGGACATGGAGTCTACGTGAATTCTGATCATAGGGGAACCTTCTGGGTCACCCTGACTAGATTGGTACCAGAGGACCAGGGAACTTACTGCTGCGTTGTGCATGAACTGCACAGATCGCCAGAAAGCAAGCTACACCCAAGGATCGAGTTAACTGTACATGGGACCATGGAGCTCAAGGTTATACGTG cAAATGGAACTCAAGCCATCAATCAAAAGTGTACTTTTGAAGATGCTACTGGAACATCTGACTCAGAAG CCAACACAGCTATCGCCTTGGCCACAATGGGATGTGTGATCACCATCTTGTCGCTCCCCTTGATTCTGTTGCTCATATACAAACAAAGGAAGGAGACGGTCAGCAGAA GAGCCCACGAGCTTGTCCGATTGGACAG TGAGGCTGTAGGAGTGGAGAATCCAGTATTTGAGGAAATCCCAGTGCAAAGTTCAGAAGTGAAACCAAAAGTACCAACTATCAGCCGAATTCAGTCTGAATCCGATCGGCACCTTCTCTCTGAGCCCAACACCCCAATTTCTCCGGATCCTATGCAGCGATTCTTCCCGGTACTGG AACTAGTACCAGACTCTCCAAAGTGA
- the vsir gene encoding V-type immunoglobulin domain-containing suppressor of T-cell activation isoform X2 yields MDVQNRVTFQLQAWTIILLLGTVAKDLAMELKVSGDHTVYTCPEGLNVTFKCSLSGHLRDRHDFLAKLWYFSHSKNNTCAEKAHIRNTSFKDHHTHYKGHGVYVNSDHRGTFWVTLTRLVPEDQGTYCCVVHELHRSPESKLHPRIELTVHGTMELKVIRANGTQAINQKCTFEDATGTSDSEANTAIALATMGCVITILSLPLILLLIYKQRKETVSRRAHELVRLDSEAVGVENPVFEEIPVQSSEVKPKVPTISRIQSESDRHLLSEPNTPISPDPMQRFFPVLGFFAPSV; encoded by the exons ATCTGGCCATGGAGCTGAAGGTATCAGGTGATCACACAGTGTATACGTGTCCAGAAGGACTTAATGTCACCTTCAAATGCAGCCTCTCTGGACATCTCAGGGACAGGCATGACTTCTTGGCCAAATTATGGTACTTCAGCCACAGCAAGAATAACACATGCGCGGAGAAGGCTCATATCCGTAACACTTCTTTCAAAGACCACCATACTCATTATAAAGGACATGGAGTCTACGTGAATTCTGATCATAGGGGAACCTTCTGGGTCACCCTGACTAGATTGGTACCAGAGGACCAGGGAACTTACTGCTGCGTTGTGCATGAACTGCACAGATCGCCAGAAAGCAAGCTACACCCAAGGATCGAGTTAACTGTACATGGGACCATGGAGCTCAAGGTTATACGTG cAAATGGAACTCAAGCCATCAATCAAAAGTGTACTTTTGAAGATGCTACTGGAACATCTGACTCAGAAG CCAACACAGCTATCGCCTTGGCCACAATGGGATGTGTGATCACCATCTTGTCGCTCCCCTTGATTCTGTTGCTCATATACAAACAAAGGAAGGAGACGGTCAGCAGAA GAGCCCACGAGCTTGTCCGATTGGACAG TGAGGCTGTAGGAGTGGAGAATCCAGTATTTGAGGAAATCCCAGTGCAAAGTTCAGAAGTGAAACCAAAAGTACCAACTATCAGCCGAATTCAGTCTGAATCCGATCGGCACCTTCTCTCTGAGCCCAACACCCCAATTTCTCCGGATCCTATGCAGCGATTCTTCCCGGTACTGG gtttcttcgcaccatccgtataa
- the vsir gene encoding V-type immunoglobulin domain-containing suppressor of T-cell activation isoform X1, whose amino-acid sequence MDVQNRVTFQLQAWTIILLLGTVAKDLAMELKVSGDHTVYTCPEGLNVTFKCSLSGHLRDRHDFLAKLWYFSHSKNNTCAEKAHIRNTSFKDHHTHYKGHGVYVNSDHRGTFWVTLTRLVPEDQGTYCCVVHELHRSPESKLHPRIELTVHGTMELKVIRANGTQAINQKCTFEDATGTSDSEANTAIALATMGCVITILSLPLILLLIYKQRKETVSRRAHELVRLDSEAVGVENPVFEEIPVQSSEVKPKVPTISRIQSESDRHLLSEPNTPISPDPMQRFFPVLELVPDSPK is encoded by the exons ATCTGGCCATGGAGCTGAAGGTATCAGGTGATCACACAGTGTATACGTGTCCAGAAGGACTTAATGTCACCTTCAAATGCAGCCTCTCTGGACATCTCAGGGACAGGCATGACTTCTTGGCCAAATTATGGTACTTCAGCCACAGCAAGAATAACACATGCGCGGAGAAGGCTCATATCCGTAACACTTCTTTCAAAGACCACCATACTCATTATAAAGGACATGGAGTCTACGTGAATTCTGATCATAGGGGAACCTTCTGGGTCACCCTGACTAGATTGGTACCAGAGGACCAGGGAACTTACTGCTGCGTTGTGCATGAACTGCACAGATCGCCAGAAAGCAAGCTACACCCAAGGATCGAGTTAACTGTACATGGGACCATGGAGCTCAAGGTTATACGTG cAAATGGAACTCAAGCCATCAATCAAAAGTGTACTTTTGAAGATGCTACTGGAACATCTGACTCAGAAG CCAACACAGCTATCGCCTTGGCCACAATGGGATGTGTGATCACCATCTTGTCGCTCCCCTTGATTCTGTTGCTCATATACAAACAAAGGAAGGAGACGGTCAGCAGAA GAGCCCACGAGCTTGTCCGATTGGACAG TGAGGCTGTAGGAGTGGAGAATCCAGTATTTGAGGAAATCCCAGTGCAAAGTTCAGAAGTGAAACCAAAAGTACCAACTATCAGCCGAATTCAGTCTGAATCCGATCGGCACCTTCTCTCTGAGCCCAACACCCCAATTTCTCCGGATCCTATGCAGCGATTCTTCCCGGTACTGG AACTAGTACCAGACTCTCCAAAGTGA